The following are encoded in a window of bacterium genomic DNA:
- a CDS encoding SprT family zinc-dependent metalloprotease: MKAQLQLGNVAVDVVWKDIRNVHLSVHPPTGRVTISAPTRLSLDALRVFAISKFGWIRRQAEKLVEQEREAPREYLNRESHYVWGRRYLLKVIEANSVPSVVLSHNRMMMQVRPERDQASRQEVLDAWYREQLKAALPALVAKWQRLLGVQVERCFVQRMKTKWGSCNPRARTIRLNTELAKKPRECLDYIVLHEMVHLLEPTHCANFVKLMDQFMPKWQHYRDILNRLPVRYEFGVRRLDAS; this comes from the coding sequence ATGAAAGCACAGCTCCAGCTGGGGAATGTTGCCGTCGACGTGGTTTGGAAGGATATCAGGAATGTTCACCTCAGCGTGCATCCGCCGACCGGGCGGGTGACGATCTCGGCGCCTACCCGTCTGAGTCTTGATGCCCTCCGCGTTTTTGCCATCTCCAAGTTCGGCTGGATCCGGCGGCAGGCTGAAAAATTGGTGGAGCAGGAGCGGGAAGCACCACGTGAATATCTTAATCGCGAAAGTCATTACGTCTGGGGGCGGCGATACTTGTTGAAGGTCATTGAGGCAAATTCGGTGCCCTCGGTGGTATTGAGTCATAACCGGATGATGATGCAGGTGCGGCCGGAGCGGGATCAGGCCAGCAGGCAGGAAGTTCTTGACGCGTGGTATCGCGAGCAGCTTAAGGCCGCGTTACCCGCCTTGGTTGCCAAATGGCAGCGGTTACTGGGTGTGCAAGTGGAGCGGTGTTTTGTGCAACGCATGAAAACCAAGTGGGGCAGTTGCAACCCCCGGGCCCGGACGATACGCTTGAACACCGAACTCGCCAAAAAGCCCAGGGAGTGCCTTGACTACATTGTCCTGCATGAGATGGTTCACCTGTTGGAACCGACGCACTGTGCAAACTTTGTCAAATTGATGGATCAGTTTATGCCCAAATGGCAGCATTACCGGGACATCCTTAACCGCTTGCCGGTGCGGTATGAATTTGGAGTGCGGCGGCTTGACGCCTCCTAA
- a CDS encoding cytochrome ubiquinol oxidase subunit I, translating into MTELLISRMQFGVSIGIHYLFPITTLGLTLFIVIFETLYIVKRQNQDRAISAFLVKLLGLIFVAGVATGLMMPFSMGANWARFSTYAGAVLGALISVEAITAFALESAFISILLFGRDRVSPFVYWLSAVLVFIGAHLSGFWIVAANSWLQTPAGYALEDGRVVLTSLSQALFNPSTLIRFAHVVTAAWLVGAFFTAGIAAYYLARSRHEAFAKKLLSVALPLALVLAVSQPILGHFHIMEVLGNNPEKDAAYEGIFKSVNGAPLLLFGIPDEENQVIHFPVGAPYVLSLLESGDPMGRVKGLEEFPRENWPPVNVIFTTFHLMIVLGVVMIAVAALGVFLLWRQKLYTARWYLLLLPWLIPLPYLANEIGWIGTEIGRQPWIIYGVMRTANASTITLPLWQLSVSFVGITLVYLVITVLTFVSVKKLVHNGPKVG; encoded by the coding sequence ATGACCGAACTATTGATTTCGCGGATGCAATTTGGAGTTTCGATTGGAATTCATTATTTGTTTCCCATTACGACACTGGGGTTGACGCTGTTCATTGTTATTTTTGAGACACTTTACATTGTAAAAAGACAGAATCAGGATCGTGCCATATCTGCGTTTCTGGTGAAGCTGCTAGGTTTGATTTTTGTGGCAGGGGTGGCGACCGGGTTGATGATGCCTTTTTCGATGGGCGCGAACTGGGCCCGTTTCTCCACATATGCCGGTGCGGTGCTGGGCGCCCTTATTTCGGTGGAGGCCATTACCGCCTTCGCACTCGAATCCGCCTTTATCTCAATCCTCTTGTTCGGGCGTGATCGTGTGTCTCCTTTCGTCTATTGGCTGTCGGCGGTGCTCGTATTTATCGGGGCGCATCTATCCGGCTTCTGGATTGTGGCGGCCAACTCCTGGCTGCAAACTCCGGCAGGCTACGCCCTGGAAGATGGCCGCGTCGTGCTGACAAGTTTAAGTCAGGCGCTGTTCAACCCTTCGACCCTGATCCGTTTTGCGCATGTGGTGACGGCGGCCTGGCTGGTGGGCGCCTTTTTCACGGCGGGGATCGCCGCATATTATTTGGCCCGTTCCCGGCATGAAGCCTTTGCTAAAAAGCTACTGTCAGTCGCCTTGCCACTTGCGTTGGTGCTGGCGGTGTCCCAGCCGATTCTGGGGCATTTCCATATCATGGAGGTGTTGGGAAATAATCCCGAAAAAGATGCCGCTTATGAAGGGATCTTTAAGTCGGTTAATGGAGCTCCATTGCTGTTATTCGGGATCCCTGATGAGGAGAATCAGGTGATTCACTTTCCCGTGGGCGCGCCCTATGTGTTGAGTTTATTGGAGTCAGGTGATCCGATGGGGCGCGTGAAAGGACTTGAGGAGTTCCCTCGCGAGAATTGGCCACCGGTGAATGTGATCTTCACCACATTCCATCTGATGATCGTGCTGGGGGTGGTCATGATTGCGGTCGCTGCTCTCGGGGTGTTTCTGCTGTGGCGCCAAAAGCTTTATACCGCTCGCTGGTATTTGTTGCTTTTGCCCTGGCTGATTCCGCTTCCCTATTTGGCTAATGAGATAGGGTGGATTGGGACTGAGATCGGACGCCAGCCCTGGATTATCTATGGCGTCATGCGAACGGCGAATGCCTCAACAATCACGTTGCCCCTGTGGCAGTTGAGTGTGTCCTTTGTGGGCATCACTTTGGTTTATTTGGTGATAACGGTGCTGACATTTGTATCCGTAAAGAAGCTCGTACACAACGGGCCAAAGGTAGGATAA